The window TTGAATGCTATCGGCTAACCAGGCGGTGGATTGGAAGAACTGATTGTATTTAGATTTAAATCTaagttcaaatttattttatatttatatttaataattaaaatataatctgTTGACATTTTTAAACTTCTTTCTCATTTCCATTACAAAAACTAATAATTGCGTTTGAGAATTGAGATTACTGATTAGGTCCAAGTCTTCACgaatctctaatttttttttttttcacttattttgcTTGTTGTGTCAAACACGTTATTCAGAACTCTCCAACTCGAACCATTTCTGTTTGGTCGTCCAGGAAAgtaatagaaaatcaaatgcAACAATAATTTCCAACTTCTTCATTTTTGGTGGAGAATTTTCTCACATCTGCCGTCTCGGTATACTCAAAATTTCTCAGGAAAATTAACagcaaagagaaaacaaaattccTGAAACTGTTAACAATTTGTTGTATTGGTTACTGAACaaaaattctctattttttccatttacatcCTCAGCTCTATGACAGTATGATTGAATTTGGGAGTTCCACAAAAGAAAGTTGAGTCTAATAAGGCGTGATATGAGTAGTTTTGGTATCATAGCTCGCCAAACACGACTTGGAGTTCACTCTGAAAATCTTCACCAAATCGCAGCACATTCTCCGAACATTAGCCGAACAATTTGTCTGCATCAACAGCAGAATCTTAGTCAACCCAGTGCTTTTCGCCACCGCCTCCTGAGCCTTCGAGTCTCGGTTGAGATAGCACACGCTCCACAGCACCGTCACCGCGTCCTCCGCCGCAGAGCTCGATAGTTTCATCGACATTCTCTGCACCACCGCGGCCACGCAGATCGGATCCTCGCAAATTGCTTGGTGGCCGTCTCGGCAGTTGGAGATCGTTGAGAGGAGTTTTATGGACTTCTCGGTGGTGGAAATCGGGTAATTGGATGTGGAGAGCGTTTTGGCCAGGGTTTGGACGAGTCCGGATCGGACGAGTTGAGTTTTAGTCTGGCGAGTCACGGTTATGGCGATTAGGCACGATAGGACCGAGTCGAGAGAACTTGAATCGGTCTGGGAACTCAGTAACTGCAACAGTACGGACAGTAGACCTTCTCTTTCGGAGATTGAGCGTTTTGATTCGGGGTCAATTGCGATTGCCTCCAGAATCCTGGCCGATGCGATTTTTGAATCCGAACTGCCTTTTTCTAGAATCAAAAGGATGGCCGACAAGTGATCGCGGTTGCTTTTCAAGATCAATCCCTGTATTTGTTCTTTGACTCCCTTTTCCACCATAACCAAATCCAAAATCCGAACAACCAATTCCAAAATCTCAATTCCAGCGCCGGCATTGCCCAGAACGCCGGCCACCACCGGCACAAAGCCATCCAAACTCGCAACAAACCTCCTGTTCTCATCAGAACTGGACGCGTAATCCAAAATCTTCGGTAGAGCACCAAATCGGCGGTTCTCAATGTCGGCGACCCAAGCCCCAACCTGCCGCGACGATACCACCGGCGACGGGACAGCGGAGGATTGGGCCCAGACCTGGATGAGACGTTGGAGGGTGTGGTTGGGGACAAAGTCCTTGGAGGGGAGAATCTGCATAGTGGCAGGACAGGTGTTGTTGCCGTTATCGAGCCATGTCTGTATGCTGGAGCGATCGTATGTGACACCGGTGCAGAGGCTCACCGGAGACTTCATCACGTCCAAAGAAATGGGACACTTGAAAAAGCTCGGAATGTTGATGAAGAGGTCGTTCCTCACCATCTTCGATAGAGCTACACAGAGAGAAACCAAGTTGGGAGAAGGCTCGTGGCTGTGTGAACAAGACGAAAGGGAGGGGGTGGGGGGCTTATGAAGGGGTCAAAGGGGGAGTGGAACGACGTCGTATCGGGGAGATGAAGTTGGTCGTTGGTCAACTTCGGAGTTACTACTGCTTCATAAACGTGGAAGATACGACCGTTGAAATTTTCTCCGCGGCGTACGTAGGTGGTGGCCCCTCTTTTTGGAGTCGGTCTATATGGCCAGCTATGTCGATACCACAATCGGTTTGAATAACGTGAAAGGTTGCTATAAGAAAAAGggtttccatttatttatattaataacaaaaatatttccataaagtaaaacataaaaagcaaaaaaaaacaaaaaaaaggaggaGATGTTAACCTCCTTTTTGAACTTGTAGCATGCATCAAAAaggagaaacaaaaggaaaagattaCTTCTTTGTACTTCTATTTTTGGACGCAAGTTATACTATATTGAAGGATGGTCCGATCTAATACCATAATGTGGAAGTACCAAACTTCTAATATagccatttttttcttttcaactttgAGGCCCCAACACTCCttacttcaaaataaaaataaaaagttaaacaaaaatccataatttcctttttcttttaatatttttaaacacaagTTAGGGCAAGCCATATGTAGAGCAGGATAGTCAAATATGCCTTAGATAGTGGGTCAATGCCAAACCTTTTATATGGGcaaatttattatcataattttttctttaaatatttttaagcaCAAGAGACTTGTTAAATTGAGGGCAAAATTAATGTGACGCAGGATGGACAAATATGGATAAGATAGTGGGTGAGTGCCAAACCAGGcaaaatttcttttcctgtatAACAAGAGGAGAAATGAAGTCAACTGTTGGTTTGTTAACCGAATactcttatttatatattaaaggtaattaattatattaaattactttattGGTCTGTTATCACTCATAAAGTCCTACGGGAATTCATAATACTTATCTTATATGAATACTATAGTATGAATCTTAAGTGAAAAATCCCggtgaaggaaaaagagtataATGTATTTTTTAGTGCTTTTGGATTATAATAATACTATCATTAAAAATCTTGTTAATAATAACTTAACGGGATTATCTTAAATGAAAGGGAAAAGAAGAGTACAATATGATGACATCTTTATTAGTATATTCCCTTAGTGTAAACATGattattccttttttattaatttagtttgaaATTCTTTGAATCTTTGCATCCCAATATTGTGTATGAGCTTCTTGCATGTTGTCTTAGATAGAGCTTTTGTAAATCACTCCTTCTAGAGTTTCATTTGATCTTATTTGTTATACCTCAATCTCACCACTTTTCTTTGAGCTCATGtgtataaatgattttttattaaatgtgtTTGGTTCAATCACCAGTAACATATCCTCCTTTGATATGCTCAATATATGTAGCATCGTCTTTATGTAATATCATTAACTTGTCTTTGATAGAGGATAATTTAAATGACTCTCGTTTATGTTGGACTATAGATGTTAACCATACATTTTCATGACTTCATGGACGTGTTGGACCCATTAGTCTTATCTATCAACCCGTAATTGTAAGCTTTTTAGGAGCATCAAGTTTTTCATAAGTTgttcattatgtttttttttttcttttgggaatGATATCTTTTAAGTCGATAAGTCTATCCTCTTTAagcatattttatattcatttggtATAACATTCTCTAATTATCCTATAAGGTTATCAATCTTTGTTACTGTGTTCATAGTCACTACATGTGACGTCATCATTTTCTTTGCATAAATGAAAgcatttaattgatttataattcCTTACAAGTAAATAAttctttgaacttctagttctcATTGCTTTGTATAGAGATCGAGATGAGTTAAGTTTGATGCATTCCAACTAATTTCACATCATTCTTTTAGAATCAACTTGTCTCCCTTTAATGATAAGTAAAGAGTttagttaaaataataatatataaagtgtgtcataaaaaaaaaaaaaaattatctatcaaGAGTTCAAGGTATGTAAAGTAGAAGAGGAAATAAACCTAACATAAATACCAAGTTGATGTTAAGAATCTAGCTTAGTACACTATGTAGAAGCATGTATAATTTATCCAAAAATACATAAATGAGAAATATTGGATAGATAGCCTAGAAGAAGTTGTAGACGATAGAATTTATGGTTAATTGTATATCAAATGCGAATTAAAGCTGCAACATAGAGAATAGCATGTCCCCAAACCAAAAAGGTAGTTGTTCTCTCAAGAGTAATGGTATGATAATTCATTGTAAGCATTTCATAAGAAATTCAACTAATTCATTATGGGTATGAGCATAAGCAATAGGTTACTCAACATTTGGATCAACTAACTTACAATAATCAAGGATTGTTTGGGAGGAAAATTCATcaatattatctaaaataatgTTATCTAGAAATTGTGTGctaagttaaattatttgagCAAGTAATTTAGCGAAGACAATagtaaaagttgaaaaaaagtTAACATCAGACCATCTAGTTAAAGCattaactaaaactataaaataacaaaatcatcCAATAGATGGGTGAATAAGGCTCGTAAATGTCCCTTTGAATGCATTTTAGAAAAGCTAAGATTCAAATACAAACTTGGCAAAATatagtttaataattaatttgactTAAGAGCAGGCAACACAACCATAATCATTAAGCATCAAaatcttttagatttttaaaggatacccatgaaattatttatgatatgatGCATCATGGAGGATCTCATATGGCCAAGTCATTCATGCCAAAGCATAAATATGTTTAGGTCATAAAACTTCTAGTTCAATACAACGTATGATTTAATGTCTTATTGTTGTGTGTTATACCTCACATGAGCAAGAACAAAGTTTGTAAACGTGTTtgtccaaaaataattaaagtaataagaaaatattcatCATTACCATTGTttatagtttcaatatgatacccatttcaaataatatctttaaaaCGAAGTAGAATTATATTAGATTTGGTATAATATAAAGCATCATTGGTAAAGAATTTAGTTCCACtcgataatataataattattcttCTTAAGCCTTAAATCTAGTGGATACGACCTGATATGATATCGACATTAGTTGTAGGTAATATtaagttcaaaaaaaaatttttgttACAAAGGATTGTATGTGTTGTAGCATAATCTATAAGACATACATCTACTTTGAGTgtcatataatttataaaaaatttatggggAATCCAtgcatcttcaaataaaaatatagaatatatatatatgaaataaacatatacataaaagtaaaatataaaataaacctataaaattatatatgaaggGGAAATAAGATGGTAAAAGAGCATAATATAGAACCAAATCTAATTATTCTAGACATTTTCAACACAAATTAAATTGTCAACTTTTCCAATGGTATCCTCAAAGAAGTTTGAACCATCTAAGTGTATGTCATGGAGAGTTGTATCTACCATGATCGCAACCACATCCTCAATCTTATTCACAGTCATGTTCATGTTCATGTCCATGTCCATTAGCTCGTACTCTCTTTAGCTGACCTATGCCACATTCATGAGCATGTAAGGATTAGCCCTTACTTCAAGTAATAACATAGACCCAATGGGatgaaattaatgatttttcagtaaaaattcattatttttcaatcatgaaaagacataaaattaatttataatattaaataaattgatgctTTCAATATTTGATGCTACAGGAGCACATTCAAAGTATGAAaagtagaaaatattttttcaatccCTATATTCTTTAGTGAATTTTTCTCTGCATAACTTCAAGTGAATattctttaaagaatttttatttgtaatcaGGAACAAATTTAAAATCCTGTAATATCAAGTGCATTCGATGACAAGATGCTTTCGGAgttattatacttttttttataatcatctCAATCCCTTAAACATTCCATATGATGAAAAGATTTTGTTATCGTGAAATATTTGTCTTTTAATTCTTCATCAATGAGATGATGAAAGAATATTAAAACTTTAATACGATCCTACATGAATGTATCATTTCCTTCTTTAACAATTGTTCCAATATTAATTacattcaaatgaatttcaatatcCAAAAGCCCAAGATAAAGTAGTTTTTATACGAGATTAAGAGAACTAGAAAGAGGATACATTGTTATAAGTTGATCTTTATTAACACACATTATTAAATGGATTGTGATTAagtgttgttttatttttacacAAAGAAATGATTTAAATAGGTAATTAAAAGTCATCCAAGTATAATAGCATGTGAATCGCCCGTGCACCTCTGCCTCTGATTTCAAAGTCGTCGCAAACGTGAGGTATGGGACCAAACACGGTGGAGAATCCCAATGTGTGAtatataacttaataataataatgtaggTAAAGTCAAACTTCCAAACACAATTCCATTGAAACCAAaccacaaatttgaatacaaaTTGAAAAGAGAGGACCCGGAAACTTTATAGTATTAAAATATGGATTAGGGGTATTGACTCTAGGAAGTTACAAGTAAACCTAACACGTCTCTTTGGTCATAACTGGTGTTTACAATTTACAACTATTCCAGGCTGTTGGGCCTCCTGTCCTTTTCAAATTTCCATGAAATTCAACGACTGCCCACATTCAAAAGAGCAGTTAAAGACTTAAGAAAAATCACAATGCCATTAGGCATGAGCTGGACCATTTGGGAACTTGGTCAATAGTGGCTCACACACTGCTCATACAAATTGGAGacttttgttcacccacaagTCATCAACTACACCTTATGAGTTTTAAAGTTGGATTAATGGAGTTGGTGTGTACTGTTGAACCCACTACCTGTACTCATGCCAATTTAAGGATTGTCTTGTAATTGCCCTCCAGCTACTGCTGAAGCTGTTGTTTGCCATTATTTCTTATGaagttagtttcttttttttccttttgaggAGCTTAAATCTGGGTGTGTTGGATGGATGGTTAGTTGATGACATACAAAGACATGGAGCTCCTGAATGGTGATGGTTGTTGGGGGTTGGGGACTGGTGTGGAAAGAGTGATTGCCTTAATAAAAATGTGTGTTGAAGGTAAGAGTAGAAGCAGTAATGTCTTATACCATCACCACTACATCTTCAACCATCAACCCTGGTTGATCATTCAATTCTGCAACTatcatcattcttcccatattcATCTTTCAATTCCCTAgcttgctcttttttttttcccaaagttCTCATCTCTAGTTTCAACTTAATTAACAAACAACTTGGCTTTCCAAATTCCAAGTCAGGCATCACTGAGAGATGAAATATTAACTGAATAATCAAAGAATCAGTCTTTGCTATAGAAAAGTGTTTTTCCGATGAGACTCGTCTTATTGACTTATTGACTTATTGAATATTACATGACCagaagatatgaaaaatatgattaaaatacgaaaaaaaataactattaaaCAATTTATATGATGTGCCTTCAATAATATAGAATTTCCCGCAATCCAATACAAGATGTTAACGGCACACATATGGACAAGTGTCAATGAATGTCCTTGTTTTCAAGTCCATGTTgtatagttttattaaataatggGCCCCCATTGTTATCTTTGGGCCACATTTTCTACTAGAAAAAGGCCACAAATCACAGCCTCATTTGTGGCccatttatattttcttgtgaACATGTCGAGTGATGAGCCTCAAGCCCAGGCGCAATGTCACCAGCCTGGAAACCCCTTGATGGTTGACAGATTTCCTACCCCAACAGTGGTACACTATTTTTCAAACTGTTGATCACCAAAGACAAGTCCACATCCACATAGAGAGCTTCCTCTTTCATGATACCTCATCTGCTCACTCCATTTCACATTTCACAACATCAGTCTTTCAATCAATCTGTCCTTCACCCCTCTCAGTCTTCTTCCTTATGCCACTGCATTCACTGTTTGGTATGACCTGATTTAGGGCACATCACTGCATACCATGAGATGATGAAAATTGTTAAACTTCGACTGATTGAATGAATCTCTGTGTGACAGACCCATATTTGAATTCAAGAGTACCATGATTTAGTCTAAGGTTTTCACTTTTCAGAGGGTTTGGATGCAAATCCCAACTTTTTGTGAAAATTATACCGACTTTTTAATGGCAGAGGGCCCACTTGAAAAAGGAATGAGACAGCTGCACCCCCTCCTCCCTCTATCTCCTAAAAGTAGTTATGAAATAAGAAGATTGCTAAGCAACAGTGGCAGGCTGGCAGCAGAGGAAGAGATTGTGGGAGTAAAGGACGAAATCAGTTTTGGGCACTATTCAAGGTGATTGGCCAGGGAGTGTGGGAGTCCTCAAATTTAGGGATGGGGTTTTGGCTTAGAGAAGAGAACATGACACCATCTAATCAAAGGGCCTCTAGCAAGGGACAACCCTCCCTGTTGTGGGACTTAACAAAACAGTCCCATTTCCCTAGTCGGCCATTAATATGAAATGGACCCACATATCCACCTAACCATTCAACATATTTCCCACTTTTTCTCTTCCCCAAAccccattttcctttttgccatttttcttaattttcttgaCATGCCCATTTTGGTTTCGTGCCTCCCAAACACCTCCCCTAAAGACCCGCTCAAAGGAAGCCTTTTCCACTTTCGTCTTCAAAAGCTAAAACCCCTTTCAACCCTTGatgtttaattataatttatacgCCTGTACAACCCCTTATTTATTTTAGTCATCATTAAAACTCTCTATATCTCAAAACACACCTCAATCTGCAACACATGACCCAGCATTTATTTCCCCATGTTTCCATATttcctcattgttttcactTCATATCCATCACAAAAAACACGCCATCATCTTTCTCTATATTAGCCTAGCATATCATCTTTTCTACTTCACATATTACTACTCCCCTTCTTTGCACCTTTTTTGCTCAACACCCTCTCTCATTCTTGTGTCTGCTAGCCTTTTACTTTGCTGAGGTATGGGTAAAAGGCCTCAAATTCTAGTGCTTTGGCTGTTCTTGGTGCTCATCTTTTTGGTCGAATACTCTCATGGCTCAAGGCACACTCAAGTTCTAAAGGAAAAGCCCAAGCCCCAGAATTCACCTCGAAGCTTTTTCGGGTTCTTGCCTAAAGGAATGCCAATCCCACCTTCTGGTCCTTCAAAGAAGCACAACGATATTGGGTTGCAAAGCTCGCAGCAATCCCCATGAAGATATTTAGAATTCTGCAGATAAAAGCGATATAGTTCTTTCTTTCTACTCATAAAACAATAGAACTGATGGGTAATGCATATGGATTGGTGGGCATccatatttttacattttttttttcctggttgAAGGTTCTGAAATCTGATTATGGGTGTGGCTCTGTCTCCTCCTTTACACATTGAATAAGGAGAGATCAAAACAGCTGGTTATTAACATAGAATTCAGAGTCCTTCTGGGTGCAATGGGGCTAGTTTTCTAGCTTGACAGGAGgacttcttattattttttgtccTTCCTTTGTATAAAGAAAAGATGAAACATGCACAAAAATTTTATCTGTGTAAATTCTGTCTTGTGGTCTGAATTCTTCATCAACTCCTCTGAATgcagtttttttctttttttcttttttactttcccACATAACGAAATCAAAGCATACATTCTCCAAGGCGGAATGAATGAGTAATTGAAGTATGAGTTTGTGTCTCAGAGAGtatatgatgatgatggtgatgatgatgatgatagtgGGTGGGGAGGTCAAGTCCTTCTCACACAGGAACTGGGTCTGGAGCTTGAACAGTACAAGGCAATGAACTGTGGAGAAGAAAACCCATGAATTTCTCTAAGATTTTTTAAGAGGTGGCGTGATCCCATGTTTGTCTTCGATGTTGATTTGATGTTcatgaataaaatttgaatgCTGCCCTGCCAAGCGCACATATCCCCACAGCCTAAAGTCCACAGAGATGCTTTTTCTTtggtgattgtttttttttatttgtagggTTGGAGTTGGAACGCATATGCCCACATCTCTTGTGCACTGCTTTCTTTCTGTACATATATTTTTTGTCAGGGCGTTGTGTTATTTTAATCTTGAGAATTGTAGAAGGTCTAACAACATGCTCAACATGCTCCGTATACAAGACTTTTGTCTCAGGGTTTTCACACTGAAAATTGTGTCCCCCAAGCTGAAGGGATGTCAAAGGTCTCTAAAAAATCTTCTTACATTTctataaaaaatggttttgattCAAAACCGACAATCTCATGGCTCATGTGATTTCATTAgaactaatttgaaattgaaagtGTTTAATACTTCCTTCTTTGACTTAAGAGATTAAATTATCTGGACagcaataatttttttcacttgggaCAGGTTGAAGTTTAAAGCTCCATCTTCCGAAATCCAAGTTCTTCTCAGTCCATTTCAAAAGTCCTTCTTAAAAGGTAGTTTTCAAAAAGTACTCCATCTACTATgccttttcaaataaaatatttttatttgaaaatttggaatattctcgtgttattttattttatgagtttttaaatatatattttttttaaaaaaattatacaatactctttttaaattatttttttaaatgatctttaaattattttataattagttcttgataaaatgttt is drawn from Vitis riparia cultivar Riparia Gloire de Montpellier isolate 1030 chromosome 18, EGFV_Vit.rip_1.0, whole genome shotgun sequence and contains these coding sequences:
- the LOC117905453 gene encoding U-box domain-containing protein 27-like; the protein is MVRNDLFINIPSFFKCPISLDVMKSPVSLCTGVTYDRSSIQTWLDNGNNTCPATMQILPSKDFVPNHTLQRLIQVWAQSSAVPSPVVSSRQVGAWVADIENRRFGALPKILDYASSSDENRRFVASLDGFVPVVAGVLGNAGAGIEILELVVRILDLVMVEKGVKEQIQGLILKSNRDHLSAILLILEKGSSDSKIASARILEAIAIDPESKRSISEREGLLSVLLQLLSSQTDSSSLDSVLSCLIAITVTRQTKTQLVRSGLVQTLAKTLSTSNYPISTTEKSIKLLSTISNCRDGHQAICEDPICVAAVVQRMSMKLSSSAAEDAVTVLWSVCYLNRDSKAQEAVAKSTGLTKILLLMQTNCSANVRRMCCDLVKIFRVNSKSCLASYDTKTTHITPY